The Leadbetterella byssophila DSM 17132 DNA window TCCTAACCAAGCTACAGCTTTACATACGTCATCGTCATTTTCACTTGTAGTAGCTATAACTAAATCACCCGTTTTGGCTTTTCTAGCGTTCTTAGCAAAATCTACCGAAACAAAAGATTTGGTTTCGTAAGTGTAAGTATTATAATATGTATAAACTTGTCCGTAATGTATACAGCCAATTCCAAATTCAGTAAAGTCTTTTTTCTGCAATCCACTACCTCGAGTAAATTTCCCAACATTTTCATCCCCCAAAGTTTTCCACTCCACTTCCTTACCCTCAAAGCGGAACAACTCTTCACGATAATATTCGTATTGTTTTTTACGTTGGTCTATTTCTTGGGCTAAAGCAGCGGTTAAGGCTTTATTTTGTTCACTCAAACCATCCAAAACCCTTACAATTTCTTGTTGAACGGCTAATGATTTTTCAGGATCATTAGGGTATGGGATAGGGATTAAAGTTTCTTTAGCTTTTGTCCAATGGCGTTGATAACTTCCCTCTTTTTCATAAAAACTTAAAAAGCAATAATAGAGATATTTTACATTATTGTTTTTCGAATTTAAAATTTTTAGACCATCAGCACCTTGAATGAATGAAAAATCAACATATTTGATATGTTCTGAATGATCGCCAAAAATGATATATTCATTTTTTTCAACCATAGGAAAATTCACATCAGTATAACCTGCTATAAATTGCGCCCCTTGATCAATTATAGGATTTGATCCAGAAAGACAATAGTGTTCACGCTTTATTTTTGAAGGTGCTGTTTTCGTTTTCACTATTCCTCCCAAAGCCTTCCACTCCACCGGCACATCTTTCAATAATGCTTTTAATGTACTCATGCTTTTCCTCCTTTTTTGGCTTTGCTTAGTTTATCAGCTTGCTTGGCTTGTTTTTCCAATGCTGTGATGGTTTTGAGGTATTCTTTTTCCACGCTGCTGAGGGTTTTGGCTTTGTACTTTTTGTATTCGGCTACTGCTTTTTCTTTGGCTTTTTCCGTAGAAATGCTGCCTGCGTTATCCAAGACTTTACGCCCTGTGCTGTTGAGAATGTTGTCCAACTCGCGAATGTAGTCGTCCATGCGCATGGGGCGTTCTTCTATGGCGTTCAGCTCTGCTAAGTCGAAGTATGCCGCTACCAGATTATTGAGTACTTTGAGTTCTTTTTCTTCCAAGAAGTTTTTGGCTATCATGGCTTCAGCTTGGGTAGGTGCTTCGCCTTTGAAGTTGGTTAATCCTGCAAAAGGTTTGTCGCTGTCTACCCGCATATAAATCACCTCAGAGGCTGTATGCCCATGTGCGGCATAGTGCAATTTGTTTTGTACGATTTTGAAAAAGGTCAAACTGGCTTCGCTTTTTGGGTCGTAATCCACCGCCGTGGCATACAAATCCAATATCTGACGGTACATCACCTTTTCACTCGAACGAATGTCGCGAATGCGGTCGAGTAATTCTTTCCAATAGTTGCCACCGCCCAAGCCTTTTAGACGGTCATCGTCCATGGTAAACCCTTTGACGATGTATTCTTTGAGGCGTTGGGTAGCCCATTGGCGGAAGCGTGTACCTTGAATAGATTTTACACGATAACCCACTGATATAATGACATCTAAATTATAGTGATTGGTCGGTTTGGTAGAAAAATCGGAAATTCCGATTTTTCTCATGGTATCCGCTTCTAATAATTCACCTTCCTGATAAATATTTAAGATATGCTCATTAATAGTAGAGCGGCTTTTATTGAATAATTCCGCCATTTGGTCTATGGTTAGCCAAACGGTTTCGTCCTCTAATTTGACGTTTATTTTGGTTAAACCGTCTTCGGTGGTATATAATATCAGTTCACTCATGCTTCAATCTCTTTGATGATGTTCGCAATAGAAGCACGAAGCTCGTTGATGGATTGTACCGTACTTTCCAATTCTTGATTAAGCGTTTCGATGTTAATCACCTCGCGTGTATCTTTCGCCTCTACGTACGAGCTTACCGATAGGTTATAATCGTTCTCGGCAATCTGTTTATTATCTACAGTTACCGCTACGTGATCTACCGTTTCTTTCCTATCAAACAG harbors:
- a CDS encoding restriction endonuclease subunit S, whose product is MSTLKALLKDVPVEWKALGGIVKTKTAPSKIKREHYCLSGSNPIIDQGAQFIAGYTDVNFPMVEKNEYIIFGDHSEHIKYVDFSFIQGADGLKILNSKNNNVKYLYYCFLSFYEKEGSYQRHWTKAKETLIPIPYPNDPEKSLAVQQEIVRVLDGLSEQNKALTAALAQEIDQRKKQYEYYREELFRFEGKEVEWKTLGDENVGKFTRGSGLQKKDFTEFGIGCIHYGQVYTYYNTYTYETKSFVSVDFAKNARKAKTGDLVIATTSENDDDVCKAVAWLGEEDIAVSSDACFYSHSLNPKFVAYYFQTEQFQKQKRKYITGTKVRRVNVNDLEKITIPKPVITEQERIVHLLDQYDEATKNIVAQLEREIELRNKQYEYYRNELLGFNG
- a CDS encoding virulence RhuM family protein — its product is MSELILYTTEDGLTKINVKLEDETVWLTIDQMAELFNKSRSTINEHILNIYQEGELLEADTMRKIGISDFSTKPTNHYNLDVIISVGYRVKSIQGTRFRQWATQRLKEYIVKGFTMDDDRLKGLGGGNYWKELLDRIRDIRSSEKVMYRQILDLYATAVDYDPKSEASLTFFKIVQNKLHYAAHGHTASEVIYMRVDSDKPFAGLTNFKGEAPTQAEAMIAKNFLEEKELKVLNNLVAAYFDLAELNAIEERPMRMDDYIRELDNILNSTGRKVLDNAGSISTEKAKEKAVAEYKKYKAKTLSSVEKEYLKTITALEKQAKQADKLSKAKKGGKA